The Cottoperca gobio chromosome 22, fCotGob3.1, whole genome shotgun sequence genome contains a region encoding:
- the marcksb gene encoding myristoylated alanine-rich protein kinase C substrate b yields MGAQISKTAGKGEAAVEKPAEGAAVAAKTNGQENGHAKTNGDTSPAAEEANKADVQANGSTPTEEVPKEVGEKVEVVEANGEKEPAATNGEASAKPEEGTPSTSEDGKQKKKRFSFKKPSFKLSGFSFKKTKKESEEAAEEGAAAEPAEEEKVASDEAAAAEAKPAEAAAEGAKEAAAEEPKAEEVKAEEPAAAEGGEEKPAEASPTEPETAASPDVPAAAE; encoded by the exons ATGGGAGCACAAATCTCCAAAACCGCTGGAAAAGGGGAAGCTGCGGTAGAAAAGCCAGCAGAAGGTGCAGCCGTAGCAGCAAAGACAAACGGACAg GAGAATGGCCACGCCAAGACCAATGGGGATACCTCTCCAGCTGCAGAGGAGGCCAACAAAGCCGATGTTCAGGCCAACGGCAGCACTCCTACTGAGGAGGTGCCAAAAGAAGTCGGTGAGAAAGTAGAGGTTGTTGAGGCCAATGGCGAGAAGGAGCCTGCCGCCACAAACGGAGAGGCTTCTGCCAAGCCGGAGGAAGGCACTCCATCCACCAGCGAGGATGGCAAGCAAAAGAAGAAGCGTTTCTCCTTCAAGAAACCCTCCTTCAAGCTCAGCGGCTTCTCATTTAAGAAAACCAAGAAAGAGTCTGAGGAGGCAGCGGAggaaggagcagcagcagaaccagCTGAAGAAGAGAAGGTGGCATCAGATGAAGCGGCTGCTGCGGAGGCCAAACcagctgaggctgctgctgagggCGCCAAGGAGGCTGCAGCTGAGGAGCCAAAGGCTGAGGAGGTGAAGGCAGaagaaccagcagcagcagaaggaggagaggagaaaccAGCTGAGGCTTCACCTACTGAACCAGAGACGGCAGCCAGTCCAGATGTCCCGGCCGCCGCTGAGTAA
- the col10a1a gene encoding collagen, type X, alpha 1a isoform X2, whose product MDIRVASILLLTVALTAAHGERYVVKKLVKAAPQYQPYSVKSQVVSVAGEPGAPGEPGPEGPAGPPGPPGESAEGLTGPQGPSGSPGATGRSIAGKPGSPGGPGKPGSHGAPGEKGDNGAPGLQGPRGSPGSSGSPGPSGLSATGKPGASGFPGPMGARGESGLKGHPGVPGLPGSKGDRGVGVQGPQGETGPEGAMGAPGQTGEGGVGKPGKSGMPGEPGKSGSSGRDGASGAMGPQGPKGHTGAPGVGMAGKSGENGAPGLPGSAGVKGHQGPAGATGAPGVPGYGKPGTNGEKGERGVTGGTGATGSKGEQGPTGYTGANGATGSTGAVGPQGSAGFPGEPGAVGQKGDTGTTGAQGSKGNKGDQGAQGFAGKQGYPGAAGPPGPRGSSGPTGDKGHSGAPGTPGSPGIPGPAGPKGHPGRSGESGASGSDGAQGSRGPSGPQGPNGSPGLKGHPGLPGPAGPSGLAAKGGPGPQGPSGLPGVNGADGEAGPAGPAGPPGPPGEVVFEKGMGMGEVMVKSPMSAFTASLVNPYPAAGSPIKFDQIVYNAENHYDPESGIFTCQIPGVYYFSYSIHVNGAHALVALYKNGQPVMFSYDEYSKGFLDQISGSAVLLLDEQDTVYMQIPDDEANGVFAAENVHCSFSGFLIAST is encoded by the exons ATGGACATACGAGTAGCAAGCATCTTGCTCCTCACAGTGGCCTTGACAGCTGCCCATGGAGAACGCTATGTGGTGAAGAAGTTGGTGAAGGCCGCCCCTCAGTACCAGCCCTACTCTGTGAAGAGCCaag TGGTGTCTGTGGCAGGTGAGCCTGGTGCTCCAGGTGAGCCCGGCCCTGAGGGACCTGCTGGTCCTCCTGGCCCCCCAGGTGAGAGTGCTGAAGGTCTGACTGGACCCCAAGGACCTTCAGGTTCCCCCGGAGCTACTGGCCGATCCATCGCTGGCAAACCTGGTTCCCCAGGTGGACCTGGCAAACCTGGCAGCCATGGAGCACCCGGCGAGAAAGGAGACAATGGAGCCCCTGGCCTTCAGGGACCAAGGGGAAGCCCTGGATCCTCTGGAAGCCCTGGACCTTCTGGCCTCTCTGCTACTGGCAAGCCTGGAGCTTCCGGTTTTCCTGGACCAATGGGAGCCAGAGGAGAGTCTGGTCTGAAGGGACATCCAGGTGTACCTGGCCTGCCCGGTTCTAAGGGTGATAGAGGGGTGGGAGTTCAAGGACCTCAGGGTGAGACAGGGCCTGAAGGCGCCATGGGCGCACCCGGACAAACAGGTGAGGGTGGAGTTGGAAAGCCAGGAAAATCAGGTATGCCCGGTGAGCCAGGAAAGTCAGGTAGCTCAGGTAGGGACGGTGCCTCCGGTGCCATGGGACCACAGGGACCTAAGGGACACACTGGTGCCCCAGGTGTAGGTATGGCAGGTAAATCAGGTGAGAATGGTGCCCCAGGTCTGCCCGGTTCAGCTGGCGTTAAAGGCCACCAGGGACCTGCTGGAGCCACTGGTGCCCCTGGAGTTCCCGGATATGGAAAGCCAGGTACAAatggagagaagggagagaggggagttACAGGTGGTACAGGTGCCACAGGTTCTAAGGGTGAGCAGGGACCAACAGGATATACTGGTGCTAATGGTGCTACTGGTTCCACTGGTGCCGTTGGACCTCAGGGTTCAGCAGGTTTCCCAGGTGAGCCCGGGGCTGTTGGCCAAAAAGGTGACACAGGTACAACTGGAGCACAGGGATCAAAGGGAAACAAGGGAGATCAGGGAGCACAGGGTTTCGCAGGCAAGCAGGGTTATCCAGGCGCAGCTGGTCCTCCTGGACCCAGAGGATCCAGTGGACCCACAGGTGACAAAGGTCATTCAGGTGCCCCAGGTACCCCAGGTTCCCCAGGTATTCCAGGCCCTGCTGGACCCAAAGGTCACCCTGGGCGTTCAGGTGAGTCAGGTGCTTCTGGTTCTGATGGTGCTCAAGGCTCCAGAGGGCCTTCTGGGCCTCAAGGTCCTAATGGTTCTCCCGGCCTTAAGGGACACCCAGGTTTGCCTGGTCCTGCTGGCCCTTCTGGTTTGGCTGCCAAGGGTGGCCCTGGACCTCAGGGTCCCTCTGGTCTCCCCGGTGTGAATGGCGCTGATGGAGAGGCTGGCCCAGCTGGCCCAGCTGGTCCCCCTGGTCCTCCTGGTGAGGTTGTGTTTGAGAAAGGCATGGGAATGGGTGAGGTTATGGTCAAGTCCCCCATGTCTGCTTTCACTGCATCTCTGGTCAACCCCTACCCTGCTGCTGGCAGCCCCATTAAGTTTGACCAGATAGTGTACAATGCTGAGAATCACTATGACCCTGAGAGCGGTATTTTCACTTGCCAAATTCCTGGAGTTTACTATTTCTCCTACAGTATCCATGTTAATGGAGCTCATGCCCTGGTGGCTCTGTACAAGAATGGCCAGCCTGTTATGTTCTCTTATGATGAGTACAGCAAGGGCTTCCTGGACCAGATTTCCGGTAGTGCTGTCCTCTTGCTCGATGAGCAGGACACAGTCTACATGCAGATCCCCGACGATGAGGCCAATGGTGTCTTTGCCGCCGAGAATGTCCACTGCTCTTTCTCTGGGTTCCTTATTGCTTCAACGTGA
- the col10a1a gene encoding collagen, type X, alpha 1a isoform X1, producing the protein MQISLCKMDIRVASILLLTVALTAAHGERYVVKKLVKAAPQYQPYSVKSQVVSVAGEPGAPGEPGPEGPAGPPGPPGESAEGLTGPQGPSGSPGATGRSIAGKPGSPGGPGKPGSHGAPGEKGDNGAPGLQGPRGSPGSSGSPGPSGLSATGKPGASGFPGPMGARGESGLKGHPGVPGLPGSKGDRGVGVQGPQGETGPEGAMGAPGQTGEGGVGKPGKSGMPGEPGKSGSSGRDGASGAMGPQGPKGHTGAPGVGMAGKSGENGAPGLPGSAGVKGHQGPAGATGAPGVPGYGKPGTNGEKGERGVTGGTGATGSKGEQGPTGYTGANGATGSTGAVGPQGSAGFPGEPGAVGQKGDTGTTGAQGSKGNKGDQGAQGFAGKQGYPGAAGPPGPRGSSGPTGDKGHSGAPGTPGSPGIPGPAGPKGHPGRSGESGASGSDGAQGSRGPSGPQGPNGSPGLKGHPGLPGPAGPSGLAAKGGPGPQGPSGLPGVNGADGEAGPAGPAGPPGPPGEVVFEKGMGMGEVMVKSPMSAFTASLVNPYPAAGSPIKFDQIVYNAENHYDPESGIFTCQIPGVYYFSYSIHVNGAHALVALYKNGQPVMFSYDEYSKGFLDQISGSAVLLLDEQDTVYMQIPDDEANGVFAAENVHCSFSGFLIAST; encoded by the exons ATGCAGATTTCACTTTGCAAGATGGACATACGAGTAGCAAGCATCTTGCTCCTCACAGTGGCCTTGACAGCTGCCCATGGAGAACGCTATGTGGTGAAGAAGTTGGTGAAGGCCGCCCCTCAGTACCAGCCCTACTCTGTGAAGAGCCaag TGGTGTCTGTGGCAGGTGAGCCTGGTGCTCCAGGTGAGCCCGGCCCTGAGGGACCTGCTGGTCCTCCTGGCCCCCCAGGTGAGAGTGCTGAAGGTCTGACTGGACCCCAAGGACCTTCAGGTTCCCCCGGAGCTACTGGCCGATCCATCGCTGGCAAACCTGGTTCCCCAGGTGGACCTGGCAAACCTGGCAGCCATGGAGCACCCGGCGAGAAAGGAGACAATGGAGCCCCTGGCCTTCAGGGACCAAGGGGAAGCCCTGGATCCTCTGGAAGCCCTGGACCTTCTGGCCTCTCTGCTACTGGCAAGCCTGGAGCTTCCGGTTTTCCTGGACCAATGGGAGCCAGAGGAGAGTCTGGTCTGAAGGGACATCCAGGTGTACCTGGCCTGCCCGGTTCTAAGGGTGATAGAGGGGTGGGAGTTCAAGGACCTCAGGGTGAGACAGGGCCTGAAGGCGCCATGGGCGCACCCGGACAAACAGGTGAGGGTGGAGTTGGAAAGCCAGGAAAATCAGGTATGCCCGGTGAGCCAGGAAAGTCAGGTAGCTCAGGTAGGGACGGTGCCTCCGGTGCCATGGGACCACAGGGACCTAAGGGACACACTGGTGCCCCAGGTGTAGGTATGGCAGGTAAATCAGGTGAGAATGGTGCCCCAGGTCTGCCCGGTTCAGCTGGCGTTAAAGGCCACCAGGGACCTGCTGGAGCCACTGGTGCCCCTGGAGTTCCCGGATATGGAAAGCCAGGTACAAatggagagaagggagagaggggagttACAGGTGGTACAGGTGCCACAGGTTCTAAGGGTGAGCAGGGACCAACAGGATATACTGGTGCTAATGGTGCTACTGGTTCCACTGGTGCCGTTGGACCTCAGGGTTCAGCAGGTTTCCCAGGTGAGCCCGGGGCTGTTGGCCAAAAAGGTGACACAGGTACAACTGGAGCACAGGGATCAAAGGGAAACAAGGGAGATCAGGGAGCACAGGGTTTCGCAGGCAAGCAGGGTTATCCAGGCGCAGCTGGTCCTCCTGGACCCAGAGGATCCAGTGGACCCACAGGTGACAAAGGTCATTCAGGTGCCCCAGGTACCCCAGGTTCCCCAGGTATTCCAGGCCCTGCTGGACCCAAAGGTCACCCTGGGCGTTCAGGTGAGTCAGGTGCTTCTGGTTCTGATGGTGCTCAAGGCTCCAGAGGGCCTTCTGGGCCTCAAGGTCCTAATGGTTCTCCCGGCCTTAAGGGACACCCAGGTTTGCCTGGTCCTGCTGGCCCTTCTGGTTTGGCTGCCAAGGGTGGCCCTGGACCTCAGGGTCCCTCTGGTCTCCCCGGTGTGAATGGCGCTGATGGAGAGGCTGGCCCAGCTGGCCCAGCTGGTCCCCCTGGTCCTCCTGGTGAGGTTGTGTTTGAGAAAGGCATGGGAATGGGTGAGGTTATGGTCAAGTCCCCCATGTCTGCTTTCACTGCATCTCTGGTCAACCCCTACCCTGCTGCTGGCAGCCCCATTAAGTTTGACCAGATAGTGTACAATGCTGAGAATCACTATGACCCTGAGAGCGGTATTTTCACTTGCCAAATTCCTGGAGTTTACTATTTCTCCTACAGTATCCATGTTAATGGAGCTCATGCCCTGGTGGCTCTGTACAAGAATGGCCAGCCTGTTATGTTCTCTTATGATGAGTACAGCAAGGGCTTCCTGGACCAGATTTCCGGTAGTGCTGTCCTCTTGCTCGATGAGCAGGACACAGTCTACATGCAGATCCCCGACGATGAGGCCAATGGTGTCTTTGCCGCCGAGAATGTCCACTGCTCTTTCTCTGGGTTCCTTATTGCTTCAACGTGA